The sequence below is a genomic window from Acetivibrio clariflavus DSM 19732.
TATGCCTTCAAAATAACTTACCATTTCCCTTATAAGCGTTCTTGTCTCACCTTTTATTCCTATGTCAATATGTGCCTCAAGCTTGCAATCGAAATTTTTATAATTGGCACTAAAATCATACAATGCCTCCATCAACTCTTCATTTAATTTATATACTAATTCATAGGTCATCAAAGTTTCCCGTGAAATCTTTTCACTAATATTCTTATACCTTTTATTTTCAACCACTTTAGTTACACAGCACCAGGCTCCTTGCCCGATTCTATGTACATGTATACCCGTTGCAAAACATGTAAATCCTCCCTTTACTTGCGAATCGGTTCCCACTGCAATCCTGTAGTGACAGTCCGGATTGGCTTTAATAAAATACTTTATGCTTGCAACAACATCCGCAAAACTCATATTCTTTTGCATTGAATTGTAAAATCTCATTTTTTTCACCAACTTTTCATTAATTATTAATATATATCAACCTGTGCAAGAAAATCCGTTTTTTCAAACCCATAAAGGTATTTAGACTGTTTTGATTTTAATAAAGTTCCGAAAGTCTCTCTTTTGATAAATTTCGGCAATCCAAAGCAACCATTAAACACCGTGACACTAAATTTTCTTAATTTATCATTCACTCTTTGAAATGAGAATAACAAAAAGTGGTTAAATCCATTGCATTGGACTTAACCACTCTATTTTCGCAAATCATTCTTTATCGCAAATATACATCATTCAGACATACCCTTTTTATTGCATAACAGAGGATTAAGCCAATGTATAGTATCAAGACTTATACCTTGTCTTTCGGATAATTTTGATTGGATATTTATTTTCTTAAGTTCATATATTCTGAAACAATACATTGCAAATCCTCCTTTCATATAATAAAGACTATCTGAACTTAATACATTCAAAAATCACAGTATTTTACAGTAATAATTCTTTTTGCATAGTAATTAAATGGTAGCACATTTGCATTTATCATGTCAACTGATAAACAGAATTGAAATATTTTTGTAACACTTTGTTGTCATCTATATTTCTCAAAATCCATTTCATCCAGTAAAAGATTCTTTTTATTGAAAGTTTTCTTAATCTTCTCATTATCATTATTGGCTGAATACTCCAAATAATTGACAATCTCCGGATCAATGCTTTCATATCCCGATCTTGCGTTATAGCTTTTTCTTATTCTAAATCTGCCCACCATATCATTAAGAACCTCTGCCTGACTTGACAGTTCCTGACTTGATGCTGCAGTTTCCTGGGATGTTGCTGAGTTGGTCTGAACAACCTGTGAAATCTGCAATACCCCTTGATTTACTTGAGAAATACCTGATGCTTGTTCATTAGATGAAACGGCAATTTCTTCTACCAGTTTGGCCACCTTTGTAACACCATCAACAATTTTTGAAAGTGCTGCCGCCGTATTCTTCGCTATATTCATGCCGTTTTCTGTTTTTGAAACCGTTCCTTCTATTAATGCAGTGGTCTCTTTTGCAGCCTGTGCACTTCTTCCGGCAAGACTTCTCACTTCGTCAGCCACAACAGCAAATCCTTTTCCGTGCTGCCCGGCTCTGGCCGCTTCAACAGCAGCGTTCAACGCCAGAATATTGGTCTGGAATGCTATTTCATCTATGACTTTTATAATCTTGTATATATTAGCTGATGCTGTCGCAATTTCATCCATTGACTTCAGCATCTCCTGCATTTGTCTATTGCCTTCAACCGCATCCTCTCTTACCGAATCCGCAACTTCACTTGCATCTTTGGCATTAATGGCATTCTTCTTTGTCTGTTCATCTATTATACTCATGACTGTTGTTAACTCTTCAATCGAACTGGCTTGTTCTGTTGAGCTCTGTGAAAGCATTTGGGACGAATCGGCAATTTGTTTTGCACCTGCAGATACCTGCTGCGCCGCATTTTTCATCTCATTTACCACTTCATTAAAGACTGATAAAATATTATTAAGTGAAGCTTGTATCTCAATAAAATCACCTTTAAATTCTTTGTCTATTTTAACATCTAAGTTACCGTTGGACATTTGGTTTAAAACATAACTAATTTCACTTATATAGCTCTTTAAATTGGAAATTGTCTTATTCAGAGCATCCTTTATTATTGCATGCTCACCCTTGTAATCTCCTTCTATACTGACCTGCAAATTTCCCTTTTCCAATTCCTCAAGTACACTTGAAGCTTCAATTATCGGTTCTACCACTGCATCTAGTGTTTTATTTATTCCTAAAATTATTTCTCGATATAAGCCTTTGAAGCTTTCAGCTCGTCCTCTCACATTAAGTTTACCTTCAATAGCAGCTGCTGTTAAACTGTTTGCCTCATAAACAAGTCCTTTTATTGCCTCTGTTGTTTTCTGAAGTGCAGGTCCCACTTCATCCTCATCATCCCTAATCAGCAATTCAAAATCAAAATTTCCTTCCGCTATTTTATGCATAGGATCCACTACATACTTTTGAAGTTCATCGGCATATTGATCCATTGCCTTTGCGAGCTTGCCAATTTCATCTTTTCTGTTCAGATTAAGCCTTTTTCTAAGATGCCCGTTTTTAATCTCATTAATCATTTCCACCACAAGAGTCAGTGGCTTTGATATATTTCTAATTATTGCATAGCCAAAAATAAAGATCATAATTAGCAAGCAAGCTAATCCAACAGATATATATATTCTGATACTGACTCTTCTTTTGCCATATACTGTGTCATTTACTTTTACCGCATCTTCCAATATATCATTTGCTTCATCCAAACGCTGTCGTGCCTTGATAAAGGTATTTTCCCATTTTTCATCAAAGGCTTTGTTTTCTATGCATAAATTTGAAACTTCAGCCCAATCGTCTATTTCAGAACTTACTTTCTCCAAAATTTCAAATATTGATAATTTACTTGTATCTCCTGTAAACTCAATCCATTCGTTTTTCGTGTTTTCAATTTCCTGTACCGCAGTTAAAATTCTCTCTTTTGCAGTCTGTATATTTTCATTATAAAAGTTAATTTGCGCATCAATTTGTTCTTCTCCATTATCTTCCAAAACCAGTTTCTGTACTGCTGCATACGCCTGGTACAAATCTCTGTCAGCATTTAATACAGCTTCCTGGGCAGCTCGTGCAGACTTCAACATGTTGGTTTGTTTATTTTGAATTGAAGTGCTTGACATTAAAGACCAAACTGCAAATAAAGCAACGCCTATAATTGATATAAACAGAAGTAACAAAATCTTTGCTCTTATTGATATGTCAGAAATCCATTTCATAGTATATTCACTCCTTCAACTATAAGTACCGATGTTTTATCGAAAATGTATATTACGACGTTTGTTATCTGAAAATAAGATTTCATACGAAAAATATTCAATATATCTTTCGGAATATTATTGAGATTTCAATATATTTTTTTATAAAAAATCGTCTTCTTTCATACTTACTTCTGCAATTATCGAAGAAAAGCCCGAAAGTTGAAGAAAAAACACATAAAATTATAAATAATAGAAAAGGTTATCAACATTCATATTTCAACTGGATATGCAAATAATATAAAAATACTGCATTATGCAATTCTAATTACAGGAGGAATCATCCATGAAGGAAAAGAAAAAAGACAAAAAGCTCGTTGCGGATGCTGTCGGAGATCCGGCTTTTTATAACGATCAGATAAATTCAAATAATGAGCCTGTAAAGGCAGATATGGAAAAGAAAAAGAGCAAAAAATGCAAAAACGGTTTGTAGTTTATATAAAAAAGGGCTGTCAAAGTTGACAGTCCTTTTTTCCCACTTCCTTTATGTATTAAAAATTATTTCTACAATAAATACTGCAATATTGCTACTATATTTCCACACACATCTGTATGGGCAGCTCTATAAGTATCCCCAAAAAATATCTTTTTAACATTGCATAATCTATACTATTTATATTGCCGTCTGCGTTTGCATCCCATATATATTTTTTCTGAGGATCCGGTTCAATTTCAGCCATGCCTAAAAGATATGCCTTGAATAAAGCCAAATCAAATGAATCTAAAGTATCGCTGTTGTTAATATCGCCAAAAACAGTTCCTCTTGGAATTCTTGGGAAAGCTTCAAAATCATTACGGTCTAATTCTCCATCATTATTGATGTCAGCTTGCTCGAACTGAGATTCAGACAATTTCCTCATTCCGAGTAAAGCTTCTTTAAAAAGTACGGTATCAAGATAATCCACCACACCATCATCATTTATATCTCCCTTACCCTCCGGGATTTCAACCCAAATGAGACCTGGTGTAGGAATATCATATACAACCGGTAATACTCTGGGAAAATAATTCAAATCTTCAATATCTACAACTCCATCATTATTGATGTCTGCTTGTTCCAACTGAGATTCAGACAATTTCCTCATTCCAAGAAAATAATATCTGAGCAATTCAAAATCAGCACCATCAATTACGCCATCGCCATTTATATCTCCTTTACTTCCGGAAGAATCAGCAAATACAGTAAATGGTGCGGAAATAAAAAATGCTACACTTAAAAGGAAAACAACTGCCGACAAAAAGCACAATCTCCTGGAAAATAATTTTTTCATTTAATCCCCTCCCCCTATTCTCCGTTACTTGTATAAAAATAACATAAAACTTGTTAACAATATTATATAATCAATACCTTATTCTTTCAATTCAACAAGATTGTTTTATATATTTACTACATTTTACCTTATTTGTAAATACAAAAAATCCCACAAAAAAATTAGTTAAAAAATTGTCAATTTTCGATGACAAGTTGTAATTCACCCGTTATAATATATATGGATAAAATATTACATTTATAATTAACCAACTTGAAATAATTAAAGATAGCCATTGTCGTTTCAAAAAATGATGTTTGGCAGGTCCCCGGGGTTAATTTTTGAAACGGCTTAAAAATTTAAATGTATTTGTTGAGGTGAAAAGGAATGAAAACATTATCGATTCAAAATCGTATCAAAGTAACAGTTAACGGTCGTGAAATTGAAGTTTACGACAATCTTACCATTCTTCAGGCATTAATTCAGGAGGATATACATATTCCTCACCTGTGTTATGATATAAGGCTTGAAAGATCAAACGGTAACTGTGGACTTTGTGTTGTAACCATCATTGAACCTAATGGCGAAAGGGAAGTAAAAGCATGCCAAACTCCTATAAAAGAAGGTATGGTAATATGCACCAACAGTCCGAAACTTGAAAACTATAGAAAGGTTCGTTTGGAACAGCTGCTTTCCGATCATAATGCAGATTGTGTTGCTCCCTGTGTTATGACTTGTCCTGCCAATGTCGACATCCAAACCTACTTGCGTCATGTAGGCAATGGAAATTTTGAAGCTGCCGTAAGAACAATAAAGGAAAGAAACCCTTTTCCGGTTGTATGCGGACGTGTCTGTCCCCATCCCTGTGAAGCGGCATGCCGACGCAATCTTGTAGACTCCCCGGTGGCAATAAATTATGTAAAACGTTTTGCCGCAGACTGGGATATGTCTCAACCAACACAATGGCTTCCAAAAAAGAACCCTCCTACAGGTAAAAAAATTGCTATAGTAGGAGCAGGACCATCCGGACTTTCCGCAGCATATTACAGTGCCATAAAGGGCCATGATGTAACTGTTTTTGAGCGCCAACCCAAAGCGGGCGGAATGATGAGATACGGTATACCGGAATACCGTCTTCCAAAAGCTACACTGGATAAAGAAATTGACCTAATTAGAAGCCTCGGCGTAAAAATTATGACTGAAAAAGCCTTAGGAACCCACATAAGACTTGAAGACCTAAGCAAGGATTTTGACGCCGTATATCTTGCTATAGGTTCATGGACTCCTACTCCATTGCATATTGAAGGTGAAAACCTTGACGGTGTATGGCTTGGAATACGCTTCCTCGAGCAGGTAACCAAAAATGCGGAAATTAACCTGGGCGATACCGTTGTTGTAATTGGTGGAGGAAACACTGCTATCGACTGTGCCCGTACAGCTCTTAGAAAAGGAGCCAAATCTGTTAAGCTTGTATACCGTCGTACCCGTGATGAAATGCCTGCTGAGCCCTATGAAGTGGAAGAAGCATTGCACGAGGGTGTTGAAATGCTGTTCTTGATGGCTCCTACAAAGATTACCAGTGTGGATGGCAAAAAGAAAAAACTCACCTGTATAAAAATGACTTTAGGTGAGCCTGACCGTTCCGGCCGTCGCCGTCCTGTGCCTATTGAAGGAAGTGAATTTGATATTGAAGCCGACACTATAATAGGTGCTATAGGTCAAAGTACCAATACACAATTCCTGTATAATGACCTGCCTGTAAAGCTTAACAAATGGGGAGACATAGATATTAACGGCAAAACTATGCAAACCTCAGAATATAACATATTTGCAGGAGGAGACTGTGTAACAGGACCTGCAACGGTAATTCAGGCTGTTGCAGCAGGACGCCGTGCCGCTGAAGCGATGGACAATTTCCTGATGAAGGGATATATAAAAGAAGAAAATGTTGACTACAGCTGCAGCCGTGGCAGCATGGAAGACTTGCCGAAATGGGAATTTGAAGAAATACCTAAAGTTCCCCGTGCCCAGATGCCGTCTATTTCTTTAGAGGAAAGAAAGAACAACTTTAAAGAAGTGGAATTGGGCTTGGCGGAAGAAACTGCAAGGAAGGAAGCCCGTCGCTGTTTAAAATGCGGATGCCGTGAACGCTATACCTGCGATTTGCGCAAAGAGGCAACCAACCACGGTATTGAATTTGAACTACCTATTCACGAACGACCATACATTCCGATAGTTAACGATCATCCTTTTATAATCCGTGACCACAATAAATGTATTTCTTGCGGACGTTGTATTGCCGCATGTAATGAAATTGAAGGTCCCGGTGTACTGGCCTTTTATATGAAAAACGGACGTCAGTTGGTAGGTACTAAGAGCGGCTTGCCGCTTCAGGAAACAGATTGTGTCAGCTGCGGTCAGTGTGTAACTGCCTGCCCATGCGGCGCTTTAGACTATCGTCGTGACAAAGGTAAAGTTCTGAGAGCTATACACGATAATAAAAAGACTGTTATCGGCTTTGTTGCACCAGCTGTGCGCAGTCTTATCTCGAAAACTTACAATATTCCTTTTGAAAAAACTTCTGCCTTTATGGCAGGCTTGCTTAAGAAGCTTGGTTTTGACAAGGTATTTGACTTTACTTTTGCAGCAGACCTGACTATTATGGAAGAAACTACAGAATTTTTAACAAGGATATCCAATAAAGGTGTAATGCCGCAGTTTACTTCATGCTGTCCGGGATGGATAAACTTTGTTGAAAGGCGTTATCCTGAAATAATTCCTCACCTGTCAACCTGCAAATCACCGCAAATGATGATGGGTGCTACAGTTAAAAACCACTATGCAAAACTGGCAGGTTTAAATAAAGAGGATCTGTTTGTAGTTTCAATAGTTCCGTGTATTGCGAAAAAATACGAAGCCGCACGTCCGGAATTTGCTCCCGATGGCATCCGCGATGTTGATGCTGTGCTCACAACTACAGAGATGATTGAAATGGTCAGACTTGAAAATATCGACGTCTCTCAGGTGGAACCTCAGGAATTTGATGAACCTTACAGACAAGTATCCGGTGCCGGCATACTCTTTGGTGCTTCAGGAGGTGTTGCTGAGGCTGCACTTCGTATGGCAGTCGAAAAGCTCACTGGAAAAGCACTAACCGATCAGCTGGATTTTGAAGAAATTCGTGGTTTTGAAGGTGTAAAAGAGGCAACTGTAGACGTTAATAATGCAAAGGTTCGTGTGGCTGTTGTAAGCGGACTCCAAAATGCTGAACCTATAATTGAAAAAATTATTCAAGGTGTGGATGTGGGTTATGACCTTATAGAAGTTATGGCCTGCCCTGGCGGTTGTATTTGCGGTGCAGGACATCCCGTACCGGAAAAGATAGATGATATGGAAAAACGCCAGCAAATATTGGTAAATATAGATAAAATTTCAAAATACCGCAAATCCCAAGAAAATCCGGATATTTTAAGGCTGTATGAGGATTTCTACGGTGAGCCAAACTCACACCTGGCCCATGAGCTTCTGCACACACACTATACACCTATGAAAGGAGACAGTGCCTGCAACACTGTACGTAAAAAAGACAATTCAACCTTTACCGTTCAGGAATTCACTATTTGTATGTGTGAATCCTGCTTGGCCAAAGGTGCACAGGAATTATATCAAAACTTAACCGATACTATTAAGTATTATAAAATGGATCCATTTTCACAGGTTAAAACAATCCGTCTGAAAGAAACCCATAACGGCAAAGGTGTCTATATTGCCCTTAACGGCAAACAAATTGACGAACAGATGTTAAGAACCATTTACAAACTTCAAGATAAATAATTGCAAGAATAACTTCAAAAAGCCGCATAATATGCGGCTTTTTGAAGTTTACCAACCATTCTTTCAAATATATGTTATGAAATATAATTAATTTTCTCCAAAACTTTTCAATTCTCCATTTTCAGGATTGTATAAATAGCTCATTGTCTGTCCTTCGCCTGCTAATTCCAATACAAGAACATTTTTATCCCAGAATTTTGTATGGATGGCACCCATATCAGCATATTTCAACAGAGATCCAATATCTGCTTTTTTATTATTCTTTAAATCATATACCAGTACTGTCGTTTTAAAATCCGGGTCATCGGAAGAAAACAGTTTTACTGCAGCATATCTTCCTGAAGAGTCCGAAATAAGACTTTCTATCACCACATTTTCCTTACCGTTTATATTTTTGATATGATCTATAAACTTAAATTCTTTATTGCGAATGTCATAGGCCAATACTTTGACTGAAGATTTTTGGGCATCATCTTCCAAAACCTGAATTGAAAATATTACACTATTACCTTCTTCACTAAATGCTAAAGAGGCAATTCTGTAATTTTCCTCCGACAAATAATTTTTAGGTATATCATTAATATTAAATAAGATCTGATCCTTTTCCTTTTTCATTACCAGAGATTGGCCATCCTTTGATACTCCAACAGCTAACTCATCTTCAGTTATGATTTCATCAATAATATAACCGCTATTTAAAGAGGACAGGTAATAATTTTGCTTTAGTACCTGAAAATCAGGTTGAGCCTTATAAGACCAATAGGTTTCAGCTTCAATACAAAGCTTTCCATTCTCCGAACCGCTTTTAAGTATTTTATATCCTACAATACGCGGATTGGAAACAGTAATAAGGTCCGGTGGGTTGTGCATCAGGCTTTTGGCATAATCATCCTCTCTCGAAATTAGAGCTTGAATAAAGTTAGCCACTGTGTTTTCTGCAGTCAACTCGCTATCGGTAAAACTAATACGCATAAGCTTCATGTTCCGCGTCTTATTATTATTTTTAAGAACATACAAATTCTTTGAGTCACTGCTCCACTTCGGATTATAGTAACTGTACATACCGGTTTTTAATATACTCATAGGCAAATCGGAAGTGTTTTCTGCAATTTCATCTTCACTCATTTCTTCGTCTTCAACAAAGTTCATTGTCAACTGCTTCTTAGTTTCAAAATTTACATCGGCAATCCAGACATTGTCAATATTCTCTTCCACAGATAGTTTAGCTGAAATTGCTTTTTCCCTTTTCTCTGTTTTAACATATGCAACATACCCGCCATCGGGAGAAACCGACGGGAACCTGCCTGTATCTATAATCTTTTCCGACTGGTCTTTGATATTCTTTCTGATAATATTGCCGTCCCTTTCAAATACAATGTTCCCTTTACCTGCATAGGACGGCGAATTTCCATCAGCTAATTTTTTTACATCCATGTTTTCTAAATCTATCTGGCAAATGGAAGATTCTGTTTCTTCAAACCCATGCGTTTCCAAAGGTTCAATAACCTTTTTCACATAAATTATATGTTTGTTGTCAGAAGCCCAGGCCGGCTGTTCATAATAAGTAGATTCGTCTCCTTTCAGCAATACCGTTGCCTTTGATGTCTCAATATCGAATATATTAAGATTCCCGTCCGAAAAAACCAGCTTTTTTCCATCGGGAGAAACATTTAAGGCATTAACCTCCCCTTTGTAAATCTCACGGTAGCCATTAGAATCATAAGCATATATCCCTTGCCCAAAGACAGCATTATAAACAGTTCCTTTATATTCTGCAGCATCCCCGCTTGCTTCACCTATATCTGCAAAAGAAACCTGGTTAAGTATTTTTATTGATGCAGCGTTTACGTGATTGACATAAACTCTCGGTGAACCCAAATATGAAACCATTACTACACATATTACAGCCGCAACAGCTACAGCTACCGGCAATTTCCACCTTTTAACCGTTTTCTTGTCAAAACTTGATCTTAAGTTCCGTTTTAAATCATTATTAACCTTTATTTGTTCTTTTAAATCAAGCATCTGCTTTTCTATAAATTTATTATCCATATCTATTCCTCCATTAATTTTTGAATTACCTGTCCAAGTTTTCTATGGATCCTCATAGCTTTTGTCTTTATTGCGTTTTCTGACTTTCCCAGCAATTTTCCGATTTCATTGTATTTCATGTCCGAAAAATACCTTAAATTGATTATCTCAAGCTCCTCCTTGTTTAAGCTCTTTAAAGACTGTTTTAAATAAGTAAGCTCTTCCTCTTTTTCAAAAATCTCTTCAATAGGATAGTTATAAGCCAAATCATCTATTTCATTGTCTGACATAGGAGCAAAATTCTTCTTGCTTCTGTAAAAATCTATGACAGTATTCCTGGCTATTGCCATTATCCACGGCTTTGGTTCTCCCCTCAGATATTTATACTTTTCATAAGCTTTTCTGAAAGTTTCGCTAACCAAATCGTCAGCTTCCCATTTATTACCCGTTTTAAAATAAATGTACCGGTAAACATCATCAAAATACTTGTCATAAAGCTTTAAAAAACTTTTTCCCATCGGTAAACTCCTTATCGCTATTTGTATTGGACCAAATTTTTAAAATTCATTTTTATCCAGCATGCTGTTTCTATTTATATAGACGCATCTGTAACAAAAAAGTAACAGCTTTTTCAGGTTACTAAAAAAAACTCCTCAAACATCTAGATACAAATCCTCAAAATCATATTTATGCAAGCTAATTATAAATTTCTTCAATCAATATCGCCCTATATCTTCCTTTGTCTATATCATAACCCTCTTTCGCCTTTAAATTATTGCCAGGATTCTGCCCAACTGAAAAATGCTGTTAAGTCATAAAATTGACTCAACAGCATTATGATGTAAAAAACTAGCAAAGATACTTAAATTTATGTACAAAGTTTACTTTTTAAATCTCTTTAACCGATAAAATCCGACTGTTGCAGAGCGAATCTCCCTTACTCAACAGGATCCATGTGAATAACCATATCAATGCCGAGTTCTTCCTTCACCTTAGCCTCGATTTTATCAATTTCGGAATGTATATCTACAATATTTACATTATCAGCTACTTCAGCATGAATTGATGCTGTTATTCTTCCCGGGCCATAGTCATGAATTTTCAAATCATGAATGCCTTTAATATTCTCACCGCTAAGAACCAATTCATTAATTCTCTGTATAATCTCCGGATCTGGTAAAGCTCCCAAAAGTAAGTTTACCGAATCTTTCGCAGCTTTAAACCCAGTATACATAATCAAAACCGAAATAACCAGTCCCATTATTCCGTCAACCGGAAATGCTGTAAAACTTCCGATAACCATCCCCAATATTATGCCGCCGGTTGCATAAACATCATTGAGACTGTCCAATGCAGCAGCTCTGTTAACACTTGAGTTTATTACCTTGCCTATATATCTGTTGTAAGAAAACATCCATACCTTCACCAACACCGAAATCAATAAAATCAATACAGATACGGCATTAAACAATACTTTTTGAGGATTTAGAATTTTATTAAAGGAAGTGCTCAAAAGCTTAAGCCCAACAGCAAAAATAATAAAGGAAACTACTAAAGAAGCGATATACTCGTATCGTCCATGTCCATGGGGATGTTCTTCGTCAGGAGGCCTGCTGCTAAGTTTTGCCCCAAAGATTGTAATTACTGATGTCCCCATATCACTAAGATTGTTAAAAGCGTCGGAAATTACAGCAATACTGTTTATAAAAAGCCCCAAAACCAGCTTTACTACAAAAAGAAACACATTGCATATTATCCCTAATGTACCGGATAATACTCCATAGGATTCCCTTACTTTTTTATCATTCACTTTTTCGCTGTCTTTAATAAATTTCTTAATTATTAATTTAATCAAAAATACGTCCTCCCATCGTATACTTCATTTATAGAAATTAACTTGCAAAAATTGCAACAAAGCTTTAATTTAACCTGCTGAAGAACTACATCAAAGTAAAAAAGCAAATGTAAAGTTTTTGAAGCATTGGGGTATTTTTAATTCGTTAATCATTAATTTTATTTTATTATATTCATTTCACACTGGCAAGGATATTATTCCAGGCTTTATTTACATCAAATATAAGTAATCACATCCTTCAATCAAGCTTTCCCGTAATTTCATTGCACCAATCCTTAATTTATTACTCATATTTATTGCGTGAATTTAATATAATTATATGATATAATGAAAACAAAAGATATAATAAAAATGCAGCAAATTAAATTATTTATTTTAAATACAGGATTAATTTTTTTGTTGAAAGATTTAAAATAATACACAATAATTTTTGTCGTATAAATCGTTATAAATAATTATAGCTCTCTCATCAGTTTACAACCCACAAACAGTAAAAATTCTATTAATTATTCACAGAACAGAAGTAAATAATTTCGAAGTTATGCATTTTTCAATAAATGATTAAAACTTACTGCATAAAACTTATTTAAATTATTTGAGATATTTATAAAAATTACGATAGAAAAATTATATTACATTCGAATATCTATTAAGCGGGGATTACATTCTTTTTTATTTAATTCATAATTACTAATAATTCTTTAGTAGAAAGGATGATGTGTGGAAGATATTTAGAAGTTTATAAGTGCCTACCTGTTTTTTATTACAACGATTTATCAAAACAAAAAGTATGCTTACATCAAAATCCAAAAAATTTCGAAAGGAGAGCGAAAAATGACAAAAAAGCTAATGGCGTTTTTTTCAACCCTTTTATGTTGTTCCTTCTTGTTCACTTTGCTTCCGGCAAATGTACAAGCAATGACACTTACTAATAATGCTACCGGAACATATCAGGGTTATGACTATGAATACTGGAAAGATACTGGTAATGGAACAATGACTCTTACTGGACCAGGTACTTTTACTTGTTCCTGGAGCAACATTAACAACATTCTGTTCCGTACCGGTAAAAGACTTGGATCACAAAAAACATATCAGGAATACGGAAATATATACATAGAATATGATTGTGACTACAGACCAAACGGTAACTCATATCTTTCCGTTTATGGATGGACTCAGGGACCTCTTGTAGAGTACTATATTATTGA
It includes:
- a CDS encoding ribonuclease H-like YkuK family protein, giving the protein MRFYNSMQKNMSFADVVASIKYFIKANPDCHYRIAVGTDSQVKGGFTCFATGIHVHRIGQGAWCCVTKVVENKRYKNISEKISRETLMTYELVYKLNEELMEALYDFSANYKNFDCKLEAHIDIGIKGETRTLIREMVSYFEGIGIDAKIKPDSFVASSYANRYSKKFKVG
- a CDS encoding methyl-accepting chemotaxis protein; its protein translation is MKWISDISIRAKILLLLFISIIGVALFAVWSLMSSTSIQNKQTNMLKSARAAQEAVLNADRDLYQAYAAVQKLVLEDNGEEQIDAQINFYNENIQTAKERILTAVQEIENTKNEWIEFTGDTSKLSIFEILEKVSSEIDDWAEVSNLCIENKAFDEKWENTFIKARQRLDEANDILEDAVKVNDTVYGKRRVSIRIYISVGLACLLIMIFIFGYAIIRNISKPLTLVVEMINEIKNGHLRKRLNLNRKDEIGKLAKAMDQYADELQKYVVDPMHKIAEGNFDFELLIRDDEDEVGPALQKTTEAIKGLVYEANSLTAAAIEGKLNVRGRAESFKGLYREIILGINKTLDAVVEPIIEASSVLEELEKGNLQVSIEGDYKGEHAIIKDALNKTISNLKSYISEISYVLNQMSNGNLDVKIDKEFKGDFIEIQASLNNILSVFNEVVNEMKNAAQQVSAGAKQIADSSQMLSQSSTEQASSIEELTTVMSIIDEQTKKNAINAKDASEVADSVREDAVEGNRQMQEMLKSMDEIATASANIYKIIKVIDEIAFQTNILALNAAVEAARAGQHGKGFAVVADEVRSLAGRSAQAAKETTALIEGTVSKTENGMNIAKNTAAALSKIVDGVTKVAKLVEEIAVSSNEQASGISQVNQGVLQISQVVQTNSATSQETAASSQELSSQAEVLNDMVGRFRIRKSYNARSGYESIDPEIVNYLEYSANNDNEKIKKTFNKKNLLLDEMDFEKYR
- a CDS encoding dockerin type I repeat-containing protein — protein: MKKLFSRRLCFLSAVVFLLSVAFFISAPFTVFADSSGSKGDINGDGVIDGADFELLRYYFLGMRKLSESQLEQADINNDGVVDIEDLNYFPRVLPVVYDIPTPGLIWVEIPEGKGDINDDGVVDYLDTVLFKEALLGMRKLSESQFEQADINNDGELDRNDFEAFPRIPRGTVFGDINNSDTLDSFDLALFKAYLLGMAEIEPDPQKKYIWDANADGNINSIDYAMLKRYFLGILIELPIQMCVEI
- a CDS encoding NAD(P)-binding protein — protein: MKTLSIQNRIKVTVNGREIEVYDNLTILQALIQEDIHIPHLCYDIRLERSNGNCGLCVVTIIEPNGEREVKACQTPIKEGMVICTNSPKLENYRKVRLEQLLSDHNADCVAPCVMTCPANVDIQTYLRHVGNGNFEAAVRTIKERNPFPVVCGRVCPHPCEAACRRNLVDSPVAINYVKRFAADWDMSQPTQWLPKKNPPTGKKIAIVGAGPSGLSAAYYSAIKGHDVTVFERQPKAGGMMRYGIPEYRLPKATLDKEIDLIRSLGVKIMTEKALGTHIRLEDLSKDFDAVYLAIGSWTPTPLHIEGENLDGVWLGIRFLEQVTKNAEINLGDTVVVIGGGNTAIDCARTALRKGAKSVKLVYRRTRDEMPAEPYEVEEALHEGVEMLFLMAPTKITSVDGKKKKLTCIKMTLGEPDRSGRRRPVPIEGSEFDIEADTIIGAIGQSTNTQFLYNDLPVKLNKWGDIDINGKTMQTSEYNIFAGGDCVTGPATVIQAVAAGRRAAEAMDNFLMKGYIKEENVDYSCSRGSMEDLPKWEFEEIPKVPRAQMPSISLEERKNNFKEVELGLAEETARKEARRCLKCGCRERYTCDLRKEATNHGIEFELPIHERPYIPIVNDHPFIIRDHNKCISCGRCIAACNEIEGPGVLAFYMKNGRQLVGTKSGLPLQETDCVSCGQCVTACPCGALDYRRDKGKVLRAIHDNKKTVIGFVAPAVRSLISKTYNIPFEKTSAFMAGLLKKLGFDKVFDFTFAADLTIMEETTEFLTRISNKGVMPQFTSCCPGWINFVERRYPEIIPHLSTCKSPQMMMGATVKNHYAKLAGLNKEDLFVVSIVPCIAKKYEAARPEFAPDGIRDVDAVLTTTEMIEMVRLENIDVSQVEPQEFDEPYRQVSGAGILFGASGGVAEAALRMAVEKLTGKALTDQLDFEEIRGFEGVKEATVDVNNAKVRVAVVSGLQNAEPIIEKIIQGVDVGYDLIEVMACPGGCICGAGHPVPEKIDDMEKRQQILVNIDKISKYRKSQENPDILRLYEDFYGEPNSHLAHELLHTHYTPMKGDSACNTVRKKDNSTFTVQEFTICMCESCLAKGAQELYQNLTDTIKYYKMDPFSQVKTIRLKETHNGKGVYIALNGKQIDEQMLRTIYKLQDK